One window of the Megalops cyprinoides isolate fMegCyp1 chromosome 2, fMegCyp1.pri, whole genome shotgun sequence genome contains the following:
- the LOC118772945 gene encoding inositol-3-phosphate synthase 1-B-like: protein MADIIKINSPSVKYTEEYIESQYSYHTTAVSRDNGFYTVTPCTTHFTFRTERALPRLGVMLVGWGGNNGTTVTAAVLANKLGLSWRTKTGMKKANYFGSLLQASTVCLGSGPDGDVYVPFRDLLPMVHPNDIVFDGWDISSMDLGQAMERAQVLDWALQEQLRPHMAKLKPRPSVYIPEFIAANQEQRADNLIVGTKAEQVEQIRKDICDFKEKSGVDKVIVLWTANTERFCDIIPGINDTADNLLAAIQTGAEVSPSTLFAVASILEGCAYINGSPQNTFVPGAVELAVQRGVFIGGDDFKSGQTKVKSVLVDFLVSAGIKPTSIVSYNHLGNNDGMNLSAPQQFRSKEISKSNVVDDMVQSNPLLYAPGEKPDHCVVIKYVPYVGDSKRAMDEYTSEIMMGGINTIALHNTCEDSLLASPIILDLVMLTELCQRITFCTDRDPAFQTFHSVLSLLSYLCKAPLVPQGAPVVNAFFRQRACIENIMRACLGLPPQNHMQLEHKMQRSFLTSSDSHINITAPSPKSTAALRNGYHTPIMNGIHHNGITAHH, encoded by the exons ATGGCGGAcatcatcaaaataaacagccccAGTGTGAAGTATACAGAGGAATACATTGAGTCCCAGTACTCCTACCACACCACAGCAGTGTCACGTGACAATGGCTTCTACACG GTGACCCCCTGCACCACTCATTTCACCTTTCGCACGGAACGTGCCCTCCCCAGACTGGGCGTTATGCTGGTGGGCTGGGGGGGCAACAACGGCACCACCGTCACAGCAGCGGTCCTGGCCAACAAGCTGGGCCTGTCTTGGAGAACCAAAACTGGCATGAAG aaagccAATTACTTTGGCTCTCTGCTCCAGGCCTCGACTGTGTGCCTGGGTTCAGGGCCTGATGGAGACGTCTATGTGCCTTTCCGGGATCTGCTGCCGATGGTGCACCCCAATGACATTGTCTTTGATG GCTGGGACATTTCCTCCATGGACTTGGGGCAGGCAATGGAGCGGGCCCAAGTGCTGGACTGGGCACTGCAGGAACAGCTCCGCCCACATATGGCCAAGCTGAAGCCCAGACCCTCTGTATACATCCCTGAGTTCATCGCTGCCAATCAGGAGCAGAGAGCTGACAACCTCATTGTGGGAACTAAGGCAGAGCAG GTGGAGCAGATCCGCAAAGATATCTGTGACTTCAAAGAGAAGAGTGGTGTGGACAAAGTCATTGTGCTGTGGACTGCCAACACTGAGCGCTTCTGTGACATCATTCCTGGAATCAATGACACTGCTGACAACCTGCTGGCTGCTATCCAG acaggagcagaggtgTCCCCCTCCACACTTTTTGCAGTTGCCAGTATTCTGGAAGGCTGTGCGTACATCAATGGTTCCCCACAGAACACCTTCGTCCCTGGGGCTGTGGAGCTGGCTGTTCAGCGGGGGGTCTTCATTGGAGGAGATGACTTTAAGTCTGGACAGACCAAGGTCAAGTCTGTGCTGGTGGACTTCCTAGTCAGTGCTGGAATCAAG CCCACCTCCATTGTCAGCTACAACCACCTAGGCAACAACGACGGCATGAACCTGTCTGCGCCACAGCAGTTTCGCTCTAAGGAGATCTCCAAGAGCAACGTGGTGGACGACATGGTGCAGTCCAACCCTCTGCTGTATGCCCCCGGAGAAAAGCCTGACCACTGT gTGGTGATCAAGTATGTGCCCTATGTGGGGGACAGTAAGCGGGCCATGGATGAGTACACCTCCGAGATCATGATGGGTGGCATCAACACCATTGCTCTGCACAACACCTGTGAG GACTCCCTGCTGGCCAGCCCTATCATCCTGGACCTGGTCATGCTGACAGAACTGTGTCAGAGGATCACCTTCTGCACAGACCGTGACCCTGCCTTCCAGACCTTCCACAGCGTGCTGTCGCTGCTCAGCTACCTGTGCAAGGCCCCTCTTGTGCCCCAGGGCGCCCCTGTGGTCAATGCATTCTTCCGTCAGCGTGCCTGCATTGAAAACATCATGAG ggCTTGCCTGGGTCTCCCCCCACAAAACCACATGCAGCTTGAGCACAAGATGCAGAGGAGCTTCCTGACCAGCTCCGACAGCCACATCAACATCACGGCTCCCAGCCCCAAGAGCACAGCCGCCCTTCGCAATGGGTATCACACTCCAATTATGAATGGAATTCACCACAACGGCATCACTGCACATCATTAA
- the LOC118773723 gene encoding zinc finger protein 691-like produces the protein MSYSQDPHKRIMEMRVKTEEEEFVISETTTFGLHDEYDTLAMKAEAETHVDIAAQSAHYGPCSETLESENPGECSVTVKKENAAPCDSTLKLEHLEDDLSLSAGCSVVGNNTSDPAEITVVIENDSEAKDPGAQKKTSRTGPERRLRAQQQAQRRKLNPKVFHCDICGKDIKHLLSFQEHQRMHSGERPYECPQCRKRFIRCADLIKHRLVHSDLRPHACPVCGKCFKLQGDVTKHQAVHTAAYPFRCGSCGKRFKRAACLTKHERVHSSECPYRCPTCGRTFKWEASLTEHQRTHSGERPYVCPEEDCGKSFAHRSTFLQHQRTHQNHRQFHCQHCHHGFNHRSNLVKHERTHGLGVQEDNSSDRDSCCNLDHSGGKAAG, from the exons ATGTCGTACTCACAGGACCCTCACAAGAGGATAATGGAGATGCGAGTGAAAACTGAGGAGGAAGAATTCGTGATTTCTGAAACGACCACCTTTGGACTTCATGATGAATACGACACCCTAGCAAtgaaagcagaggcagagactCACGTTGACATCGCTGCGCAGTCAGCGCACTATGGGCCTTGTAGTGAAACATTGGAGTCAGAGAACCCAGGAGagtgcagtgtgacagtgaaaaaagaaaacgcaGCCCCTTGTGATTCCACGTTGAAATTAGAACACCTGGAGGATGACCTTTCACTCTCTGCAGGTTGTTCAGTTGTTGGAAACAATACTTCAGACCCTGCGGAAATAACAGTAGTAATTGAGAATGACTCAGAGGCTAAAGACCCTGGTGCCCAGAAAAAGACATCGAGAACGGGGCCTGAACGAAGACTTCGAGCCCAACAACAGGCACAACGTAGGAAGCTGAATCCCAAGGTGTTCCACTGTGACATTTGTGGCAAAGACATCAAACACCTTCTTAGTTTTCAG GAGCATCAGCGGATGCACAGTGGCGAAAGGCCGTATGAGTGCCCCCAGTGTCGCAAGAGGTTCATCCGGTGTGCTGATCTGATCAAGCACCGGCTGGTTCACTCTGACCTTCGCCCTCATGCCTGTCCTGTCTGTGGCAAGTGCTTCAAGCTGCAGGGAGACGTCACTAAGCATCAGGCGGTGCACACGGCTGCCTACCCGTTTCGCTGCGGGTCCTGCGGCAAGAGATTCAAGCGGGCGGCCTGCCTTACCAAGCACGAGCGTGTCCACTCTTCGGAGTGCCCCTACCGCTGCCCCACATGTGGGCGCACCTTCAAATGGGAGGCCTCGCTGACGGAGCACCAGCGCACCCACAGCGGGGAGCGGCCCTACGTCTGCCCAGAGGAGGACTGCGGGAAGAGCTTTGCCCATCGCTCCACCTTCCTGCAGCACCAGCGCACCCACCAGAACCACCGGCAGTTCCACTGCCAGCATTGCCACCACGGCTTCAATCACCGCTCCAACCTGGTGAAGCACGAGCGTACGCACGGCCTTGGCGTCCAGGAGGACAATTCCAGCGACAGAGACTCGTGCTGCAACCTAGACCACAGCGGAGGCAAAGCTGCAGGTTGA